In one Pseudomonas fitomaticsae genomic region, the following are encoded:
- the fahA gene encoding fumarylacetoacetase codes for MTQNSITRSWVASANGHTEFPLQNLPLGVFSLNGSAPRAGVAIGEHIFDLQVALEAGLFDGIARSAVEAMRGGQLNAFFELGRDARVALRERLLELFSEGSTHRGNIEAQGAKLLPLAADCQLHLPARISDYTDFYVGIEHAQNVGKLFRPDNPLLPNYKHVPIGYHGRASTVRVSGADVRRPKGQTLPAGATEPTFGPCARLDYELELGIWIGQGNEMGESIAIGDAAEHIAGFCLLNDWSARDIQAWEYQPLGPFLSKSFITSVSPWVVTAEALAPFRTAQPARPQGDPQPLPYLLDKRDQDGGGFDIELEVLLLTEKMREQNLPAHRLTLSNTRYMYWTVAQMVAHHSVNGCQLQAGDLFGSGTLSGPESGQFGSLLEITEGGKKPIELASGEVRKFLEDGDEIILRARCAREGFASIGFGECRGTVLAAR; via the coding sequence ATGACTCAGAATTCCATCACCCGCAGTTGGGTCGCTTCGGCCAACGGCCACACCGAATTCCCGCTGCAGAATCTGCCGCTGGGCGTGTTCAGCCTCAACGGCTCGGCGCCGCGCGCGGGCGTGGCGATTGGCGAACACATCTTTGATCTGCAAGTGGCGCTGGAGGCTGGTCTGTTCGACGGCATCGCGCGTAGCGCAGTCGAAGCCATGCGCGGCGGTCAGTTGAACGCCTTCTTCGAGCTCGGCCGCGATGCCCGCGTTGCCTTGCGCGAACGACTGCTGGAACTGTTCAGCGAAGGCAGCACTCATCGCGGCAACATCGAAGCCCAAGGCGCAAAATTGCTGCCATTGGCCGCCGATTGCCAGCTGCACCTGCCGGCGCGCATCAGCGATTACACCGACTTCTACGTCGGCATCGAGCACGCGCAGAACGTCGGCAAACTGTTCCGTCCGGACAACCCCCTGCTGCCGAACTACAAACACGTACCGATCGGCTACCACGGTCGTGCGTCCACCGTGCGCGTCTCCGGTGCCGACGTGCGCCGCCCGAAAGGCCAGACCTTGCCGGCCGGTGCGACCGAGCCGACCTTCGGTCCATGCGCTCGATTGGACTATGAGCTGGAACTGGGGATCTGGATCGGTCAGGGCAACGAAATGGGCGAGTCGATTGCCATTGGTGACGCCGCTGAACACATTGCCGGTTTCTGCCTGCTCAACGACTGGTCGGCCCGTGATATCCAGGCCTGGGAATACCAGCCACTCGGCCCGTTCCTGTCCAAGAGCTTTATCACCAGCGTTTCGCCGTGGGTGGTGACTGCCGAAGCGCTGGCGCCATTCCGCACCGCGCAACCGGCGCGACCACAAGGTGATCCGCAGCCGCTGCCGTACCTGCTCGACAAACGCGATCAGGATGGCGGTGGTTTCGACATCGAGCTGGAAGTGTTGCTGCTCACCGAGAAAATGCGCGAACAGAACCTGCCGGCCCATCGCCTGACCCTGAGCAACACCCGCTACATGTACTGGACCGTCGCGCAAATGGTTGCGCACCACAGCGTCAACGGTTGCCAGTTGCAGGCCGGTGACCTGTTCGGTTCGGGCACCTTGTCCGGCCCTGAAAGCGGTCAGTTCGGCAGCCTGCTGGAAATCACCGAGGGCGGCAAAAAGCCGATCGAGCTGGCGTCCGGCGAAGTGCGCAAATTCCTCGAAGACGGCGACGAAATCATCCTGCGCGCCCGTTGCGCCCGTGAAGGCTTTGCCTCGATCGGTTTCGGCGAATGCCGTGGCACCGTGCTGGCGGCGCGCTGA
- the maiA gene encoding maleylacetoacetate isomerase translates to MDFYTYYRSTSSYRVRIALALKGLDYQALPVNLIAPPGGEHRQPAYLAINPQGRVPALRTDEGKLLIQSPAIIEYLEERYPQVPLLPEDLVARAQVRGVAAVIGCDVHPLHNVSVLNRLRGLGHDEPQVNEWIGHWISQGLATVEQLIGDSGFCFGEWPCVADVYLIPQLYAAERFNVSLEAYPRIRRVAALAAEHPAFIAAHPANQPDTPK, encoded by the coding sequence ATGGATTTCTACACCTATTACCGTTCCACCTCGTCGTACCGGGTGCGGATCGCGCTCGCGCTCAAGGGGCTCGACTATCAGGCATTGCCGGTCAATCTGATCGCACCGCCCGGCGGAGAACATCGGCAACCGGCATACCTGGCGATCAATCCCCAGGGCCGGGTGCCGGCACTGCGTACTGACGAAGGCAAGTTGCTGATTCAGTCACCGGCGATCATCGAGTACCTGGAGGAACGTTATCCACAGGTGCCGCTGCTGCCCGAAGACCTCGTTGCCCGTGCCCAGGTACGCGGCGTCGCGGCGGTGATCGGCTGCGATGTGCATCCGCTGCACAACGTCAGCGTGCTCAATCGCCTGCGCGGTCTGGGGCATGACGAGCCGCAGGTCAACGAGTGGATCGGCCACTGGATCAGTCAGGGGCTGGCGACGGTGGAGCAGTTGATCGGCGACAGCGGTTTCTGTTTCGGCGAGTGGCCGTGTGTGGCGGACGTGTACCTGATTCCACAGTTGTACGCGGCCGAGCGTTTCAATGTTTCGCTGGAGGCGTATCCACGGATTCGTCGGGTGGCCGCGTTGGCCGCTGAGCATCCGGCGTTCATTGCGGCGCATCCGGCGAATCAGCCGGACACGCCGAAGTAG
- a CDS encoding MFS transporter has translation MHSQIASFRAALDARPVSRFQWLLLILLALLLVTDGYDAQVLGYVVPALAQDWGLEKSAFGPVFSANLLGLTLGSLAVTPLADRFGVRRILLACVLIYASLTVLMVFADSLNTLMIARFICGIGMGGAMPSAMALMSEYSPPRLRTLMVTLAACGFSFGGAAGGFVAAGFIDRFGWQAVFLAGGVTPLLLFPFLWWMLPESLPRLLRDAPPYARLRKVTARMLPDWQPPAASVEQNEREQGSKLTVVELFRNGYARPTLLIWSTFFVSLILLYFMISWLPSLLLESGLKLNEANLVTSMFLFAGTLGAICMAWFADRLKSKVRLLSGVLAGAAVCTILLGLNHDNPRYLVACVFAAGFCIIGGQLTLNAFASNFYPAHVRATGTGWALGVGRFGSILGPLFGSLLLAMHIPVEQIFFFCAIPAVIAALLIIQVRSPATALFSAQPRSAADAPAVPSGEVAESGRH, from the coding sequence ATGCACAGCCAGATTGCCAGCTTCCGGGCGGCACTCGACGCCCGTCCTGTGTCCCGCTTTCAGTGGTTGCTCCTGATTCTTCTCGCCTTGCTGCTGGTCACCGACGGCTATGACGCCCAGGTGCTTGGTTACGTGGTGCCGGCGCTGGCGCAGGACTGGGGTCTGGAAAAATCCGCATTCGGCCCGGTGTTCAGCGCCAACCTGCTGGGTCTGACGCTTGGCTCGCTCGCTGTGACGCCACTGGCCGACCGCTTCGGCGTTCGACGGATTCTGCTCGCCTGCGTGCTGATTTACGCCAGCCTCACCGTGCTGATGGTGTTCGCCGATTCCTTGAATACCCTGATGATCGCGCGCTTCATCTGCGGCATCGGCATGGGCGGCGCGATGCCCAGCGCCATGGCGCTGATGTCGGAATATTCACCGCCACGCCTGCGCACGTTGATGGTCACGCTGGCGGCCTGCGGCTTTTCATTCGGCGGTGCGGCGGGTGGTTTTGTTGCGGCCGGCTTCATCGACCGTTTCGGTTGGCAAGCAGTGTTCCTTGCAGGTGGTGTCACGCCATTGCTGCTGTTTCCGTTCCTCTGGTGGATGCTGCCCGAATCCTTGCCACGTCTGCTACGTGATGCGCCACCCTACGCGCGCCTGCGCAAAGTCACCGCGCGAATGCTGCCAGACTGGCAGCCGCCCGCCGCTTCGGTCGAGCAGAACGAACGCGAGCAGGGCAGCAAACTGACCGTGGTGGAGTTGTTCCGCAACGGTTACGCACGCCCGACCTTGCTGATCTGGTCGACGTTTTTCGTCAGCCTGATCCTGCTGTATTTCATGATCAGCTGGCTGCCGTCGCTGCTGCTGGAAAGTGGCCTGAAACTCAACGAAGCGAACCTGGTGACGTCGATGTTCCTGTTCGCCGGCACGCTGGGCGCAATCTGCATGGCGTGGTTCGCCGACCGTTTGAAAAGCAAGGTGCGGCTGCTGTCCGGCGTGCTGGCTGGTGCAGCGGTATGCACGATTTTGTTAGGCCTGAATCACGACAATCCGCGTTATCTGGTGGCCTGTGTGTTCGCGGCGGGGTTCTGCATCATCGGCGGGCAGCTGACGCTCAATGCGTTCGCCAGCAATTTCTATCCGGCACACGTGCGCGCCACCGGCACCGGCTGGGCGTTGGGAGTAGGACGGTTCGGCTCGATTCTCGGGCCGCTGTTCGGCAGCCTGTTGCTGGCGATGCACATTCCGGTGGAGCAGATTTTCTTCTTCTGCGCGATTCCGGCGGTGATTGCGGCGTTGCTGATCATTCAGGTGCGTTCGCCAGCCACTGCGCTGTTCAGTGCACAACCGCGTTCGGCGGCAGATGCCCCAGCCGTTCCGTCAGGCGAAGTCGCTGAATCGGGTCGTCACTGA
- a CDS encoding SirB1 family protein — protein MSPRQRFFECLHRSPPALFEAALWMAAEHDKQADPEALLQEFKELQQRVSYGLPLLPVSELAQPLLRRMADLGFAQDDFVPLRPQAAMVHKVMQNKRGQPLALALIALELARGLEIPLVGVNFPGHFLLKVPGADHLLDPCGGRRLYPNDCRELLHRQYGHQMKLNADHLLTAEPVQMLQRLSRNLRQLHLTHDDFIAALIDAERVLELGNASAADYLARASLYQRLDCPNAERFDLEHALLLSDDPIQRLRLTERLGHLPPNAVVH, from the coding sequence ATGAGTCCGCGCCAACGTTTCTTCGAGTGTCTGCACCGTTCACCGCCCGCGCTGTTCGAAGCCGCGTTGTGGATGGCCGCCGAACACGACAAACAGGCCGATCCCGAAGCGCTGTTGCAGGAATTCAAGGAACTGCAACAGCGGGTCAGCTATGGCTTGCCGTTGCTGCCGGTCAGCGAGCTGGCGCAACCGCTGCTGCGGCGCATGGCCGACCTCGGTTTTGCCCAGGATGATTTCGTACCGCTGCGTCCGCAGGCCGCGATGGTGCACAAAGTCATGCAGAACAAGCGCGGCCAGCCGCTGGCGCTGGCACTGATCGCCCTGGAACTGGCCCGTGGCCTGGAAATTCCGCTGGTGGGCGTCAACTTTCCCGGGCATTTCCTGCTGAAGGTTCCCGGGGCCGATCACCTGCTCGATCCGTGCGGCGGACGGCGCCTGTATCCGAACGATTGCCGCGAACTGCTGCATCGCCAGTACGGCCATCAGATGAAACTCAACGCCGATCACCTGCTGACTGCCGAACCGGTGCAGATGCTTCAGCGTCTGTCACGCAATCTGCGCCAGCTGCACCTGACCCACGACGACTTCATCGCGGCGCTGATCGATGCCGAGCGCGTGCTCGAACTGGGCAATGCCAGCGCCGCCGACTACCTGGCTCGGGCCAGTCTGTACCAGCGCCTCGATTGCCCGAACGCCGAGCGTTTCGATCTGGAGCACGCGCTATTGCTCAGTGACGACCCGATTCAGCGACTTCGCCTGACGGAACGGCTGGGGCATCTGCCGCCGAACGCGGTTGTGCACTGA
- a CDS encoding Glu/Leu/Phe/Val dehydrogenase family protein: protein MFALMQSTRLESLHLSVDPVSGLKAVIAIHNSRLGPALGGCRYLAYPNDESAVEDAIRLAQGMSYKAALAGLAQGGGVAVIVRPAHVENRGALFEAFGRCIDQLDGRYITAIDSGTSVADMDCIAQQTQHVTSTTSAGDPAPHAAMGVFTGIRATAMARLGSDNLEGLRVAIQGLGNVGYALAEQLHAAGAELLVSDIDHGKVQLAMEQLNAHPIANDALLSTPCDILAPCGLGGVLNSHSVTQLRCSAVAGSANNQLTHLDVADQLERRGILYAPDYVINAGGLIYVSLKHRGEELTTITAHLSKISSRLTEVFAHAQAEKRSPARVADELAEKVLYR from the coding sequence ATGTTCGCTCTCATGCAAAGCACTCGCCTGGAATCGCTGCACCTTAGCGTTGATCCGGTGTCCGGATTGAAGGCGGTCATTGCCATTCATAACAGTCGCCTCGGGCCAGCCCTGGGCGGGTGCCGTTATCTTGCCTACCCGAACGACGAATCCGCGGTCGAGGACGCCATACGCCTGGCCCAGGGCATGAGCTACAAGGCCGCGCTGGCCGGCCTGGCCCAGGGCGGCGGGGTGGCCGTGATCGTGCGGCCGGCCCATGTGGAAAACCGCGGCGCCTTGTTCGAAGCCTTCGGACGTTGCATCGATCAGCTCGACGGGCGCTACATCACCGCCATCGACAGCGGCACTTCGGTGGCGGACATGGATTGCATCGCCCAGCAAACCCAGCATGTCACCAGCACCACCTCGGCCGGCGACCCCGCGCCGCATGCGGCGATGGGTGTGTTCACCGGGATTCGCGCCACCGCCATGGCGCGGCTGGGCAGCGACAATCTCGAAGGCTTGCGCGTGGCGATTCAGGGGCTGGGCAATGTCGGTTACGCACTGGCCGAACAGCTGCACGCCGCCGGCGCTGAACTGCTGGTCAGCGACATCGACCACGGCAAGGTGCAACTGGCAATGGAACAGCTCAATGCCCATCCGATTGCCAACGACGCATTGCTCAGCACGCCGTGCGACATCCTCGCGCCGTGTGGTCTCGGCGGGGTGCTCAACAGTCACTCGGTCACCCAGTTGCGCTGCTCGGCGGTGGCGGGCTCGGCCAACAATCAGCTGACGCATCTGGATGTTGCCGATCAACTGGAGCGGCGCGGCATCCTGTATGCGCCGGATTATGTGATCAATGCCGGCGGGCTGATCTACGTTTCCCTCAAGCATCGGGGCGAAGAGCTGACGACCATCACCGCGCACCTGTCGAAAATCAGTTCGCGCCTGACCGAAGTGTTTGCCCACGCCCAAGCGGAAAAACGTTCACCCGCGCGGGTGGCGGACGAGCTGGCGGAGAAGGTGTTGTACCGCTGA
- a CDS encoding phosphate-starvation-inducible protein PsiE, which yields MKINWAEKLRQNVHQLAESLGNLFVETFHYLALFAIGAVTAWAAVMEFLGMLEEGHIKIDDILLLFIYLELGAMVGIYFKTNHMPVRFLIYVAITALTRLLISNVSHHNPPDMGIIYLCGGILLLAFSILVVRYASSQFPSVKIENPHRKIGTGSSEHPEVEKGEL from the coding sequence GTGAAAATCAACTGGGCCGAGAAACTGCGGCAAAACGTGCATCAACTGGCCGAGTCCCTGGGCAACCTGTTCGTCGAGACCTTCCACTATCTGGCGCTGTTCGCCATTGGTGCGGTGACCGCGTGGGCGGCGGTGATGGAATTTCTCGGGATGCTCGAGGAAGGGCACATCAAGATCGATGACATTCTGTTGCTGTTCATCTATCTGGAACTGGGGGCGATGGTCGGGATTTACTTCAAGACCAACCACATGCCTGTGCGCTTCCTGATCTACGTGGCGATCACCGCACTGACACGCCTGCTGATCTCCAACGTCTCGCACCACAACCCACCGGACATGGGCATCATCTACCTGTGCGGCGGGATTCTGCTGCTGGCGTTCTCGATTCTGGTGGTGCGTTACGCCTCGTCGCAATTCCCTTCGGTGAAAATCGAGAACCCGCACCGCAAGATCGGCACGGGTTCCAGTGAACATCCGGAAGTGGAGAAGGGCGAACTTTAA
- a CDS encoding DUF3509 domain-containing protein, with amino-acid sequence MDNPFQIITDAFAPDYQINLSIQGLDGSIMLTLSNGGRIVAKRMISAEQRNDPKRLKRLVQSIQFGIAIEQGHSAMAILDAMTRGDAITPPPRQAKHQPRPAAGL; translated from the coding sequence ATGGACAATCCTTTTCAGATCATTACCGATGCCTTCGCGCCGGACTATCAGATCAACCTGAGCATTCAGGGCCTCGACGGCAGCATCATGCTGACCCTCTCCAACGGCGGCCGGATCGTCGCCAAACGGATGATCAGCGCCGAACAGCGCAATGATCCCAAGCGCCTGAAGCGCCTGGTTCAGAGCATTCAATTCGGCATCGCCATCGAGCAGGGCCACAGCGCCATGGCGATCCTCGATGCCATGACCCGCGGCGACGCAATCACTCCGCCACCGCGTCAGGCCAAACATCAGCCCCGGCCAGCCGCCGGCCTTTAA
- a CDS encoding HAAAP family serine/threonine permease, translating into MTDVRTPAAENPAVDRTRNTETAHKGWSKFDTTWMLGLYGTAIGAGTLFLPINAGVGGFWPLLILALLAFPMTFFAHRGLTRFVLSGRSGDITEVVEEHFGIGAGKLITLLYFFAIFPILLVYSVALTNTLSSFLEHQLHIAPPPRAVLSLALILGLMAIVRCGQSVIVKAMSVLVYPFVAALLLLGISLIPNWNGAFFASAQEPMEMSVFLKTLWLAIPVMVFSFNHSPIISAFAVEQKQRYGEQAERKSSGILAMAHGMMVVTVMFFCFSCVLALSPADLAAAKAQNISILSYLANHFQTPVIAYAAPLIALVAITKSFLGHYIGASEGFQGMIVKSLRSRGRVMSASWLNRATALFMILSCWAVATFNPSILGMIETLGGPVIACLLFLMPMYAIRRVPALRQYSGQVSNVFVVLIGLIALSAIIYSVLP; encoded by the coding sequence ATGACCGATGTACGCACACCTGCTGCCGAAAATCCCGCTGTAGACCGCACACGCAATACCGAAACCGCCCACAAGGGCTGGAGCAAATTCGACACCACCTGGATGCTCGGCCTGTACGGCACTGCCATCGGTGCCGGCACCTTGTTCCTGCCGATCAACGCCGGTGTCGGCGGCTTCTGGCCGTTGCTGATCCTGGCGTTGCTGGCGTTCCCGATGACCTTCTTCGCGCACCGGGGCCTGACCCGTTTCGTGCTGTCGGGCCGCTCCGGAGACATCACCGAAGTGGTGGAAGAACACTTCGGCATCGGCGCTGGCAAGCTGATCACGCTGCTGTATTTCTTCGCGATCTTCCCGATCCTGCTGGTGTACAGCGTGGCGCTGACCAACACCCTCAGCAGCTTCCTTGAACATCAATTGCACATCGCCCCGCCGCCGCGAGCGGTGCTGTCGCTGGCGCTGATCCTCGGTCTGATGGCCATCGTCCGCTGCGGTCAGAGCGTGATCGTCAAGGCCATGAGCGTGCTGGTGTATCCGTTCGTCGCCGCGTTGCTGTTGCTCGGCATCAGCCTGATTCCGAACTGGAACGGCGCATTCTTCGCCAGTGCTCAAGAACCGATGGAAATGTCGGTGTTCCTCAAGACCCTGTGGCTGGCGATCCCGGTGATGGTGTTCTCGTTCAATCATTCGCCGATCATTTCCGCCTTCGCCGTCGAGCAGAAACAACGCTATGGCGAGCAGGCCGAACGCAAGAGCAGCGGCATCCTCGCCATGGCCCACGGCATGATGGTGGTGACGGTGATGTTCTTCTGCTTCAGTTGCGTGCTGGCGCTGTCGCCGGCGGATCTGGCAGCGGCCAAGGCGCAGAATATTTCGATCCTGTCGTACCTGGCCAACCACTTCCAGACCCCGGTCATCGCTTACGCCGCGCCGCTGATCGCGCTGGTGGCGATCACCAAATCCTTCCTCGGCCACTACATCGGCGCCAGCGAAGGCTTCCAGGGCATGATCGTCAAAAGCCTGCGCAGCCGTGGCCGGGTGATGTCGGCGAGCTGGCTGAACCGTGCGACCGCGCTGTTCATGATCCTCAGCTGCTGGGCCGTGGCGACCTTCAACCCGAGCATCCTCGGCATGATCGAAACCCTCGGCGGGCCGGTGATTGCCTGTCTGTTGTTCCTGATGCCGATGTACGCGATCCGCCGCGTGCCGGCCTTGCGCCAGTATTCGGGCCAGGTGTCCAACGTATTCGTGGTGCTGATCGGCCTGATTGCACTGTCAGCGATCATCTACTCGGTTCTGCCCTGA
- a CDS encoding L-serine ammonia-lyase, whose translation MAISVFDLFKVGIGPSSSHTVGPMRAAATFAQALIDQHLLNDVQRVEIRLYGSLSATGVGHATDRATVMGLMGEWPDSIDPSTIEPRILQLRETGQLSLAGERSIAFNWQHDLLLLDESLPYHPNAMSLTAFGASGQLFEQTYYSVGGGFIIEAAEAESGVAPAGDVKLPYEFSSAVELLALCKQHNLRVSELMMANERAWRSDAEIRQGLLHIWSVMRECVEQGLRHEGVLPGGLNVPRRAAKLHRSLLEIGKPNVISSTLSAMEWVNLFALAVNEENAAGGRMVTAPTNGAAGIIPAVLHYYMKFNPDASDDDVVAFFLGAAAVGILCKKNASISGAEVGCQGEVGSACAMAAAGLADVLGATPEQLENAAEIGLEHNLGLTCDPVGGLVQVPCIERNAIAAVKAINATQMALRGDGKHFISLDRVIRTMRDTGADMHDKYKETSRGGLAVSWVEC comes from the coding sequence ATGGCTATCAGTGTTTTCGATCTATTCAAAGTCGGCATCGGCCCGTCCAGTTCCCACACCGTCGGCCCGATGCGTGCCGCTGCGACCTTCGCCCAGGCCCTGATCGACCAGCATTTGCTGAACGATGTGCAGCGGGTGGAAATCCGTTTGTACGGCTCGCTCTCGGCCACCGGTGTCGGCCACGCCACTGATCGTGCGACGGTGATGGGTTTGATGGGCGAATGGCCGGACAGCATCGATCCGTCGACCATCGAGCCACGCATCCTGCAACTGCGCGAAACCGGCCAACTGTCGCTGGCCGGTGAGCGTTCGATTGCCTTCAACTGGCAGCACGATCTCCTGTTGCTGGACGAGAGCCTGCCCTACCACCCGAACGCCATGTCGCTGACGGCTTTTGGCGCATCCGGCCAACTGTTCGAGCAGACGTACTACTCGGTCGGCGGCGGTTTCATCATCGAAGCGGCCGAAGCCGAATCCGGCGTAGCGCCGGCCGGCGACGTCAAGTTGCCTTACGAGTTTTCCAGCGCCGTCGAACTGCTGGCGCTGTGCAAGCAGCACAACCTGCGGGTTTCCGAACTGATGATGGCCAACGAACGGGCCTGGCGCAGCGACGCCGAGATCCGTCAGGGCCTGCTGCACATCTGGTCGGTGATGCGCGAATGCGTCGAGCAAGGCCTGCGTCACGAAGGCGTCCTGCCCGGCGGTCTGAATGTTCCGCGTCGTGCGGCGAAATTGCACCGCAGCCTGCTGGAAATCGGCAAGCCGAACGTCATCAGTTCGACGCTGTCGGCGATGGAGTGGGTCAACCTGTTCGCCCTCGCCGTCAACGAAGAGAACGCCGCCGGCGGGCGCATGGTGACTGCGCCGACCAACGGGGCCGCCGGGATCATCCCGGCCGTCCTGCACTACTACATGAAATTCAATCCGGACGCGTCCGACGATGACGTGGTCGCGTTCTTCCTCGGCGCCGCTGCCGTCGGCATTCTGTGCAAGAAAAACGCCTCGATCTCCGGTGCCGAAGTCGGCTGCCAGGGCGAAGTCGGTTCGGCCTGCGCGATGGCCGCTGCAGGTCTGGCCGATGTACTTGGCGCCACCCCGGAGCAACTGGAAAACGCCGCCGAAATCGGCCTGGAACACAACCTCGGCCTGACCTGCGACCCGGTCGGCGGACTCGTGCAGGTGCCGTGCATCGAGCGCAACGCCATCGCCGCCGTGAAGGCGATCAATGCCACGCAAATGGCCCTGCGCGGCGACGGCAAACACTTCATTTCCCTCGACCGGGTGATCCGCACCATGCGCGATACCGGCGCCGACATGCATGACAAATACAAAGAGACTTCACGGGGCGGCCTGGCCGTGAGCTGGGTGGAGTGCTGA
- a CDS encoding LysR substrate-binding domain-containing protein produces MSRQLHAQTYVWLQVFSCAARHLSFTRCAEELHITPGAVSQQIRQLEERLGFRLFHRRARGVELSAEGQRLAITVNEAYGSIDAELRRLDAGMISGILRVRSIPSFLSKWLTPRLPRLQQRYPDIQLRLVAEDSSVPLHEGDFDLAIDLNDGSYPGLLSTALLDEQIFPVCAPGLLRGRPPLHGPADLVHFPLLHDITAWRGSYEYAEWEFYLNAIGFEGADVRRGHTFNRNHLTIEAAIAGMGVAIARRTLLNDELERGTLIVPFGISVPNHKRYVLLYAPGALSHPGVRAVHDWLVEEAGIFRSLHPLGDGQL; encoded by the coding sequence ATGAGTCGTCAATTGCATGCCCAGACTTACGTCTGGCTGCAGGTGTTTTCCTGTGCCGCGCGGCACCTGTCGTTCACCCGTTGTGCCGAAGAACTGCACATCACGCCGGGGGCGGTGAGTCAGCAAATCCGACAGCTGGAAGAGCGCCTGGGCTTTCGTCTGTTTCACCGCCGCGCGCGGGGTGTGGAGCTGAGTGCGGAAGGGCAGCGACTGGCGATCACGGTCAACGAGGCCTACGGCAGTATCGATGCGGAATTGCGTCGGCTGGATGCGGGGATGATCAGCGGGATTCTGCGAGTCCGTTCGATTCCATCGTTCCTCAGCAAATGGCTGACCCCGCGCCTGCCGCGCCTGCAACAACGTTACCCGGACATCCAGCTGCGGCTGGTGGCCGAGGACAGCAGCGTGCCGTTGCATGAAGGGGATTTCGACCTGGCCATCGACCTGAACGACGGCAGTTATCCGGGACTGTTATCCACAGCCTTGCTCGATGAGCAGATTTTCCCGGTGTGCGCGCCGGGCCTGCTGCGCGGACGGCCGCCGCTGCACGGGCCGGCGGATCTGGTGCATTTCCCGCTGCTGCACGACATCACTGCCTGGCGCGGCAGCTATGAATACGCGGAGTGGGAATTTTATCTGAATGCCATCGGTTTCGAGGGCGCCGATGTGCGGCGCGGGCACACGTTCAATCGCAACCACCTGACCATCGAAGCAGCGATTGCCGGCATGGGCGTGGCGATTGCCCGGCGCACGTTGCTCAACGACGAGCTGGAGCGAGGGACGTTGATCGTGCCTTTCGGGATTTCGGTGCCCAATCACAAGCGCTATGTCCTGCTTTACGCGCCGGGGGCGTTGAGCCATCCGGGCGTGCGTGCGGTGCATGACTGGCTGGTGGAAGAGGCGGGGATTTTCCGCAGCCTGCACCCGTTGGGTGATGGCCAATTGTGA
- a CDS encoding HPF/RaiA family ribosome-associated protein: MQIQVNSDNHIQSSKRLEEWVRTTIESTLDRYEEDLTRVEVHLSDENGEKPGPHDLRCQLEARPKGHQPISVTHKADSLEQAIDGAAEKLEHALEHLFGKLRGKPRAAVVPFTSKANDKLLAEEFDENEQAAINS, from the coding sequence ATGCAAATCCAAGTCAACAGCGACAACCATATTCAAAGCAGCAAACGACTGGAGGAGTGGGTACGCACCACAATTGAGAGCACGCTCGACCGTTATGAGGAAGACCTGACCCGTGTCGAAGTCCATCTGAGCGACGAGAACGGTGAAAAGCCGGGTCCCCATGACTTGCGCTGCCAACTGGAAGCGCGGCCAAAAGGCCATCAACCGATTTCCGTCACCCACAAAGCCGATTCGCTGGAACAGGCGATCGATGGTGCAGCCGAAAAACTGGAGCACGCGCTGGAGCACCTGTTTGGCAAACTGCGCGGCAAACCGCGAGCCGCTGTGGTGCCATTCACAAGCAAAGCCAATGACAAACTGTTGGCGGAAGAGTTTGACGAGAACGAACAGGCAGCGATCAACAGTTGA